DNA sequence from the Nicotiana tomentosiformis chromosome 3, ASM39032v3, whole genome shotgun sequence genome:
TCCggtggattttgtcattctagattgtgaagtcgATTGTGAAGTGCAAATTATTCTTGGAaggcctttccttgctacgggtaaggatctttgtgatgttgaagccagaGATCTCACTTTTCGGGTTGGTGATAAAAatgtggtatttctatgtgtgtaagtccatgcggcaaccaaatagcaatgaggtgtgttcttttgtggatttgATGACcgatattattgttgatgatacaagtgctactatcaatgttggtgatatgttggaggccgccttggtcaactttgatgatgacgagatggatggtttcatggaatgtgtgaactctttgcaaggaatggggtcttacaactatgcaccccggaaattatctttggatcttgaaaataggaagattcatcctacaaagccttctattaaAGAGCagcctaccttggagttgaagccattgcctccacactTCCGGTATGAATTtattggcccttgttctactttatcggttattctttcctcttgtttgactaacgtgcggGTAGATTCTATATTGGCGGCattacaaaagaggaagaaggctattaggTGGACCTTGGcagttattcggggtataagccccgccttttaaATTCATAAGATCAAGTTAGAGGATGCGTTAAGtcatccattgaacatcaaaaaagactcaatgaggctatgcaagaagttatcAAGTAGGATATTATCAATTcattggatgtcggggttgtctacctgTAAGGACCCGTTAAAAtatcctaatgatttaagattttaaagtgcaccAGCGATATTTGGGATTAaagtattcgagtattaaaggagacatatgggatagaaccacgtcattttgaaatgaaaatatatgtttaaggtgtgttggaacattttaaggagttttgtgaatggaaagaatttgTGTGtgacaagttggatacattaaatgGAAAGGATATTATTATGTAATCATGGTTTCATACTtatatgaaggtttggaagtcAATTCAGGTCTATATCATAGTAAGGTATCAACTGAGGGTGAGTGGAGAAGCAAGAAATCAAAAAGACAATAACTGGGAACGTGCTAGGGTCCGTGCAACGCGTGGATTGTGGCACGCCAGCCCTCTCAGCAACTTTGAAAACCAGTGAAGTATAGGCATTTGGTGTTGGCACTGGCACACTACCCCAACCTGAAGCCTTTATAAGTACTCACCTTGGGGGTTCATTTCCTCCATTTCACTTGgacggattttggagctcttctccattctctcaagaccaccaacccctctcttcttcaaggtaagaaatccccattatcttggtgtgaaattccatcatttctacattagtattgatgaaatctacacataaaataactaaattttcaagaaatttcttcaagaactcaaaggagggttttgcaagatttctttcaaaaggtaatcctacacccttagacttacatgtatgaatttattatgggaatatgagtatgaactaAGTATTGGAACTCATGGGATGGTGATTGAAAGCCATAAATTCCAAATTTAactacataaccattgtagagattgaaaggtgattatttgatggaattttgttggttgggtatggatggatggtcatgtatgtgatgttggaaattataaaatatttatgaatgatggtgggataaattgttagTAAATAGTgatagttggatgaactaattctatagtaaagaggtgtagagattcatgcctactagatgtttgataaaatacctaaatggcctaaattatggaatttgttactaatattggtcacattggatgttgttattgtcgattgaagttgcttagtgtagtggatcattgtagtatcattaagggacgaatttgaggtatgttggctaaacttctttcctagaattgaatcctATGATGTTCTTTTgagtcccgagttattctttataaaataactattccgaataagctttgtgttgaaaggtatatgttcaaaatgtattcCGGATGAtgttatcatatgatgttatccttcgggaatgtgttcaaagtaagAGCTGGGTttaaaaatgttatgactccaagtagtgtttcaagtgaaggatATTACGCCAAATTGTGTATgaagtctcaatgtgcttaagactcttaattcctcataggtgtactaaaagtcgtgattagagattctttgttgtcgataatctataaagatgcttgtaAGTGAAAgcagtgagttggggatataaagtgtggacaCCGTACCGAGAATGAAAGTTATGCTTGTGACCAATAGCGCCAATAAAATAAAATGGTGTGTCAGATATTATACAATAAGCCTTGATTAAACTGTTCTAATTTGACTTctaaaatagatttgcctaaaagcttatgtactcaagtcgtgcCCAAATATGGTTGTTTCAACGAAttctatgctttgtaagtattttcaatgtgttttgagctcctatatattcatgagttgaaattgtgtattgtcctttttgggaaaagttatttcaagagtattctatatgaTGATCTTTATGgtgataatccttgaaagtaaagaaataaaaatgcggaatatgatatacggccatagtgccatgaatgaagaataatatgtatgaaCAAggaagccaatgaaataatgacgttgtaagtagttgaaattaattatgaagtgatatatggtatGCAAGGTTATGAGATTaacgtatttgtacttatgtttccaatgtgttataagctcctacgcCCTTATGAGGAGAGTCTATtgtgttcctaaatattttaaatattcttgatgtcctatgatcacccatggcaagtacaagtaagtgatggtaTCAACATGAAATATGGCCGTTTGCCAAAATAAGAATTaaggggtgaggcggcatgaccgctttgtgtagggattgtggtattatgatacacctccactcgcatatattggggtgaggcggcatgactactttgtgtagagattgtggcattgtgatacacctccacccgcatatattggggtgaggcggcaggaccgctttgtgtagggattgcggtattgtgatatacctccacccgcatatattggggtgaggcggcatgaccactttatgtagggattgtggtattgtgatacacctccacccgcatatattaggatgaggcggcatgaccgctttgtgtagggattgtggtattgtgatacacctccacccacatatattgaggtgagatggcatgaccgctttgtgtagggattgtggtattgtgatacacctccacccgcatatattggggtaaggcagcatgaccgctttgtgtagggattgtggtattgcgatacacctccacccgcatatattggggtgaggcggtaggaccactttgtgtagggattgtggtattgtgatacacctccacccgcatatattggggtgagcggcatgaccgctttgtgtagggattaagGTATtttaatacacctccacccgcatatattggggtgaggcggtatgaccgctttgtgtagggattatggtattgtgatacacctccacctgcatatattggggtgaggcggcagaatcactttgtatagggattgtggtattgtgatacacctccaccgcatatgttggggtaaggaggtagggccgctttgtgtgaaggtgaTTATAGAGGATTCCCGACTTAATATCTATAAAATTgaatggaagctcttaataaatatgcttgacgttaacggctatctaagcccttttattgttatcatatttcatcatattcatgttgtatttcctagtccttgaataggtgtattttgtattgtgtaagtgaatattgtgaacggtctatgagacacataggtgtataatatgatatatgAACACTAAGGACAGTATATGAAACGTATATGTGTAAAGgagggaggaaggtgccactttcattggccttgtttgtacatgttgatacaattacattatattatgtatttcacgtatagttcatatggctcagttgatcctaaaagaagtttagaatgatgcaagtatgataagacttgaaatgtgattctatggAATGTTTCGTAATTTCTTGACGtattttatttgcctcttatttgagttaccacaTTATCATATGTTGTTTttactgccttacatacgagtactattccacatgtactcacgtcccttttgccggggtcgctgcatcttttaatagatgcaagtatacttctacaggatgatatggatctttgatagggatcttcttcactactcagcttatgatgagcccgctacagttctagtgggtgtttgggtctagttcattttatgtatttaggcatctattgtcatagaagctccatgtacactgtgggtcatgtaattaatgatttgagttttgtcatgtatttatgttcacagttaTTTATAAGGTTGCGCACCCATCATGAGAAAGATTgtaggccattgagccaaatgtattcaatttaAAAGTCATGATCTAATGATGTTTTGGTAAATCAtgaatgagtaatgatgagaagttaatgtaaattaggaTTGCTCGACTAGGTTTAGTCGGCGTAGAACCTCCCGAAGGATATTTTTGTTAGCGAATTTTGGGCAACTATAAATAGATGGAAATCACTTTTTTaaggtcaagttttgaagttttcTTAGCTGTAGCCGTTGtagtttaccattttggataattTGTGATTATTTTGGGACAAAAaatcatagtttatcattttaattttatattatggctttaattagtatttcttctttgttttcttcattttctactatgagtaactagatacttactagggttGTAACACAactctagtgtgtaaaccttatgcgtatttaatttaatacttgtttatgattgagtgtttattatttagcattgttcatgctttaattttagaattaatgattgcaaacatcgtttcatgcctttttgacttggtctttacttgagaaagagagacctagtctaggaaaacttggctaaaaaGAAATTGGGTTAGTTAAGGATTTGACTAGACTAATTAAAGGGTTTAAACTAGAGATAgaaaaaacccgacttgagctcatatcgaTTATTTAGCTTggtacccatttgggcttgagaaaaccaaattggaaaaaatcactctatgaccgagtggtattgagtgggtaaattagagttgagagctataatacaccccaatcaataaaataagtgttaacgtaattaacccattaggcgaatGTTACATCCCTAGGGGTTTTTTACCTATTTGAAAACAACCAACAATAAATAGtcaatttttagttttatttatctAGTTGAGCATTGATAGTGTAATTTATAAGATGTAATTTGCAAAACCAACTTGATTGGATGTGTATTTAAGTTGTTTTGTCTTCACGCATCAAGTATACACTCAAACACCTATTGTTAGCTCCTTgagaaaatcgaccccgactcctagttgggtactattctttcaACGACCTCTTTCACTCATttattgagtgtggattgggagtggatcactaATCATAATAGTTAATGAATGAAAGCTTCATCCTTCTACCCAAAATTGTTTTTTACAACAACAAACCTATCCAACAAATGATGTATGGGCAGGGTAGAGTATATAtaaaccttacccctatcttgtgaGGGTAGAGAgtttgtttctgatagaccctcagtttaaagaaagatgaaaagaagCAATACCACCAAGCAGAAATAATAGCATGATAATATAATCGAAGCGAAAGAAACACGAATAAGAAATAGAAACAATGCAAGAGCATAAGAAAATACAAGAGCAATACTAATACTACTAGTATGGATAAAGAAAAATATtcaactacctactaaccttctaccctaattctcgaccttcACAACCTCCTATCAATGATCATATTCTTGGTAATCTGAAGTTGTGCCATATCCTGCCTAGTCACCCTCCCAATGCTTTGGAATACCTCTTCCTCCCCTCATACCCACTAGAGCCAACCTTTCAGTTGTGTCACTCCTCTTCACATGTCCGAATCATCTCAGTCTCACTTCTCACGTCTTGTCCTCCTATGTGAATGAAAcatttttttttacttattattttttatttattctaACTAATGAGAATATTCAATTGAAAAtagtttgttttttattttaaatttaatttctgTCCACTACATTGTGAAAAGGTTTCTAGGCAACTAAGTTTCTAATTGCTAGTCTTTTCTGCTTGTGTGGCTTTGGGCCAAAAATAGAGGCGTTATTCTTATTCAACAGAGACGTTACTGgaattcgtgaagaagaaagagggggagaTCATGAATCAAAGGGCAGGAGGAAGAGGGAGGCCGTCCGGAACCGATGGCTCTGATTTCTCCTACCGCATGGTCGTCGATTCCAGTATACTTCCCCCTTTTCCATTTCCCCAACTCTttttctcctctctctctctctctctctcttttaatttttcttcttaattattatttttaaaattttctggtAGGATACACGAAAGTTGCAAAGGCAAAGTCTCGTCTTGCCAAATTGATCTTCGCTCAggtttgttagattggatttCTGTGATTATTGCATAAAGATCTCTGGTTTAATCAGAATTGGTTATTTCAAGGCAATTTTTCTGATGTTCAGACAGGGTTAAAATAAGCTGATAAGTTAGTTGCTCATTAAGATATTACTAATTCATCAGCAAGATTTCGATTTGAATTGCGCCAACGCGAATGTAGCATCTTTATGGAGTAGTTTATAAACTTGTATCATGTACTGCAGGCAGTCACTCAATTGATGATAACAgctaatgtatttatttcattatcAAAGAAGGAGTCTCCCAATAGAGTTTCTGTTTCTTCCCTTGCAATTGGCTTGGTGTCTGTTCTGGCAGGGGAACTAGGTTTGCTACTGGATCTCATTCGTGacctagtttttttttttattttttatgttttcacCTTTTAATGAGACATTTTCTCTTGTTATATATAGGTCGAAAGAGAAGCAGATCCAACTTTTTGAAGTTTTATGTCTTTGGGTCATCCATGGCGATCCTGCTGTCAGTGGCATGTCTTGCTATGAGCAATCTCTCATTGGAGGTACGGTTATGTGTTAATTCATTTTGATGAGAAAATTGATGCTACTAGTTGTTGTTACTGAAAGAAAGTTATCTATGATGTTTTTGCTTTATGTTTTATTATGCTGAACAGGGACCTCTCCATTTTTTGGTATGATTGAGTTAATATCAAAATTGCTGCAACAAATGTAGTTGTTTTACTTATTTCAACCTTCCTGTTGCTTGCTAAATGCTAACACAAGAAATTTGGGACCTGAGCAACAAATGTCAAGTTTGTCTGTGATTTTATTCAGCAGTATGCACCATGTTTTCAAATCATGAGTTTTGTATCTGACTATGGAATTATCTTAGGCCCTACAAACTCAAATACTTATACCTTCTAATGATAAAATTTGATCACTTTTAAGTTCCGAAATTGCCTCTCTTTTCATCATCGACAGCTCATGACATTATACTGCAATTTGGATGTTGCTGACAATTTGGTTAGCTCGGCCTCATCCCAAAAGGTggggtgggtgggtgggtgggttggggggggggaattgtttgttttgttttgttctttTTTCGCTTTTGGATAATGGATTATTTAATTGAATCAGAGATAGAATTAAGGGAGTGCTGACATTTATCGAAAGGGCTGCAATTTACAAAAAGAGATTGCATATTCCCCTATAGCTCCTGAAATGAAGATAAGAACTCAAGAAAAGGTGTCTAAATTGTATACATCCTTCAGTGTTTTCTTCCAAAAGCTATTCAATACATATATAAGTACATTATATAAGTACATGAAATGCTTCCTCTATCTCTATGTACTCAAACATCTGATGTTTCTTTTTCTCCCGCTCACCCGTATTCTGCAGCACATactatctcttttttttttttggtatgtGAGTTTGATAAATAGGTTTTCAAGACTAATGGTAGTGTAAAGACGCTTTCTTCTCCATTGTTACTCTGAAATCCAGGATAGGCTGTTGAACATATGTTTTGGGAAGTCTTTTCTGCTGAAAATTTAGCAAGCTAAGCACCAGACTGGTGTATGAAGACTTAATACATGTCACATGAAGTTGTGAAGCAAACAAATAATTAAGTAAAAAGGTACCCTCAATGTTTCTCGCTGCCGGTGTTTCTTCACGTTATCCCTAAATTGGCGTAGGCACACAATGCTAGATTTAGAAGGATTCATACTTAGCCTAGGTTGGGTTCACTGTATGTATGATGTTTTATGTTTCAATAGGTGCAGCTGTTGCTGCATGATAAGTTATCACGTGTAGCAGAATGCGCTTGCATCTGACTTTACGAGATACTACCAGCACTCTTTATCccaaaaaaaaaatgagataCTACCGGCACTGATGTTGCAACATTCTCTTGGCACTCGAATGCCCAATTTTGGCTGAAAGAGTTATATGGATATCAACACCCAATGAAGAATTAGAGAACCTAGATTTACTTGGATGGTGGCACTTGATTGTTGAATTCCTTAACTCAAGATTCTGAAGTTGTGGTTTCAAGGTGTATTTGAAGTGAAGTTTCTCTAAAATCTTCAACATCCACTCACAAATTTTCAACTTCCATAAACTCCTTTACCAAAAGAAACTGCGGTTTTcaacacaatttcaactcccacCAACCTTTTTTCCAATTTGTATTTCAAAAAGGTTTTTTCTCATCTTCAAATGTTGCCCAAACGGCTCCTAGAATCTTAAGAAGCAGTACTTATATTTCTTATGTTTGCAAGAGATGTTTTTCTCCATTTACACTGTGGATggttttttatttttgagaaagacAATAGTATATAATTAATATAGCAGTTAGAAAGTGCAGGTAAATATATATCATAAGCATAGATAGAGCCCCAAAAAAAGACACTAGCGTATTCTTGTAGGGTATCCATGATTTCTTAGATGGATACTGCATCATTTTCATACACTTATTTACCTgcagtcataaattattaaatttgacTTAATTTTGTGAATGGGGTTGAGTTTGTTTACAAAGCATCTTAAGTTCCTTTCCCTCCAAATAGTCTACCAAATGCTTGTGTTCCACCATTTATATTGACATTCTGTAATTACCCTTCCGATTGAGCTCCTCAAGGCTTCTGCTATTTATCCAGGCATGATCCAATGTAATCCTGGgatattcaaaatattttccaAAGTAGGCTGTTTCTGGAAAAGTGTAAGAACCTGTGGTTTATACTCCCTGATTGCTCACCACAAAGGTAACACCTGTTACATAAATTTAGGCCCCTTCTCTGTTGGTTGTCTTGACTTAGACATACCTCTCTAGCTACCAACCATGGGAAACAAGCAACTTTTTATGGGGATTTTTTCTTCCATATTCTTTTCCATGGCCTACATGAATTCTGTTGTGTGCTTCCAGCGAGTACCTTGTAGTAGGATTTAACTGAGAACACTCCAGTTTTTCCTGCCTTAATTCAATTCTGTCTTCATTATTGAATAGCTGCTGAAAAGATTCTAAAGTTGCAAAAAATTCAGTCACTCTATCCAGTTCGCAATCGGTAAATTCCTTCTGAAGTATATCCTCCAGCTATGTCTCTGTCAGAGAAGCCAAGGAAGCTTCCTTGTATTGGGAAATTGCAAACAGTTCAGGGTACTGATCTTTCAGCCGGGTCGTAGCCGTTCCATTTATCTCCCCATGTACACCATGGATAATTTTATTGGAATAGTATGGTCTTTCTGGTAGTTTCTCGTCAGCTTGTAGTAAAAATAGATGAGTTAATAATGCTAGTCCTTCCTCCACAACCCTTTTCTGAGAGAAGGTAAAAAAGAGAGTATAACCCGAGTCACTAATCCACTGAGAGACCAAAATATCTCAACATCCACTTATCTTGGTTGTTTGTGACAATACTTGTCTGAAGGCAGGTAGCCTTTTATGGTTCCTTTTACTCTATTTATGCCcaaagagaaaaggaaaaagaaaaaaaaaaggttccACTTGTCTCTTCCTCGTCCTTATCACTCTGTTGTTACCCCTCCTTACTAGCAACTGCACCACCTGGTATTTCCTGTGTATCCTTTGTTGAAGATCCCCTGCTCGTGTTCACCCGTCTCTTCATTCCCTCTGTATCCTTTGTTGAAAATCCCCTGTTCTGTGTTCACCAGTCTCTTCATTCCCTCGTTCACTCTATGGTTGCCTCTTTTTAGCATCAAAGTGACCACTTGATAGTTCTATCTCATTGTCCATGAGGTTGGAAAGTGGCTTTGacggtattccaattttcaaataGTTTTCTTAGGGGTTGATTGGTTAAGATGGAAGTAAAAGAATGGAATCAAGCAATAAGTACGATAACTTATTTGGAGTTCACAAAACACTATCTTTACAGAATCCATTTTTTCCTTCCTTCAGAACTTGTCAAGCCACTTGGAGTGTTCCTCTCTCATTTGCAAGAAATTAGTTGCTCCTTTTGATTTTTTGTCATTTTGCTTCTTTCTTTGATTTCTTGCTATTATTTGGGCTTGATTAGAAGTAATCTAATGATGTTATTTGTGTATTTGCTTCTTTCTTTGATTTCTTGCTATTATTTGGGCTTGATTAAAAGTAATCTAATGATGTTATTGTGTATTTGCTTCTTTCTGATTTCTTGCAATCATTTTGGCTTGATTGAACACAATCTAATGATGTTTTTCTGTAGGCTTTTCAAAATTTTACAAGTTTGGAGACTCTAAAGATTGCAGCTGTCCTACTAGGTAAGCCTCATATTGCAAAGCTGGTTCTCATCATATGCCGCATACGATTGGTGTATTAACCATGTCCTTTGTTCTGCAGGATTTGTGGTACAATTTTTTGCTATTGGTACAACCATATCTCTTATTAAAAATATGGCACCTCCTAAGAGGGCTTCTTGATTATTAGTGCAACTCTGGTGTTATTCCAAATGTCTGACTGACTAAAGAGGTTTCTTATATGCTTCTGATTCGATGGAGATGCTGCTGTAAGTTGCCTTTATCAATGCAATTTTTGTAAGCTTTTCTGAGTTAACAGAATCTCGAGCTTTTGACATGTTCAACCATAGATTTTTAGTGTATCAGTCCGGTTGTACCTAgcctttgtttttttcttttccttctcaGTGAATCTTAgacctctttttcttttttgaccaTTTGCTAATCTATGTTGCTAGTTACTTTTTTTAGGCCATCGTTGTTTGCTGAGGCCGAGTGTGAATATGCAAAAAGATATTACCGCATGATGCATAAATAGTTTAACCTTGTATTGCGGGAATTCACAATGCTAATTACAAATACTACAGGTTAACTTTCTGAAAAGATTGCTAGTCAGTAAATTTGTGCCTTATTCTGCCAGCAAGTAATTCAATATGAATCAAATATACGTTCTGTTTTCTTTTTTCCGATTTTCACCTTTGTTCAGATCATATAATACATGAGCGTAACTATAGTGTAGCATGCGATTTGATAGTACCCGCAATCTTATTAATGCAAACAAAGTCTGTTGGTGTAAATCGCTGATAGCCTGATGCCACTCTTTGTCTCGAAGGCCCCTCTGCTCTCGAAAACTACTACTTTATTGTACAGAGTTGGCTGTCCATGTGCCTAAAGTTTTAAACGCAAGTTAGAGATTGGCTCATGCATTAGATATGGCCTATTCCTTGGGGCAGATAACACCAAAAAAGGAAAAGTTTTTTCAGATTTTGCAAAATATCAAAAGTTCAGTAGCTTTTAATTTTTGTACAAACTGAAACACTTTTCTTTATTGGTGTTTGGTTGAGAAATAGCTTTTGctgaaaatagagaaaatacttcCATTTTTGCAGCAAATGGCTACCCGTCCAAATTATAAAATAGAATAGTCATCAAATCTTAAGCTGGTCTTTGGTTAAAAATTTTGGAAACTTGTTTTGAAATtcttttgaattatttttcttcGAAACACTAAGAAGAAGAATTTAATAATGTTTGTGAAAACTGGAAAACTAAACCCCCAAACCTAACGTTATATACTCGCTTTAGTcggacttttttttcttttttcatgccTCTTGAGGTGCTTTTAGTCGGATTGGATGCGGTCCTAATCATTCTATTGCCACACTTGCCCTTCATATCATTTTTGACTGATCGATCTAGCTCACTGTTGCAAGTCTTCAACTAAGATTGATCGAGGAATTGTTGCTATtaatatatttaagattataCTACTGTTGTTGCCCTGTGTATCATGCACAAAAATTACCTTTTCTATAAATGCATATGGAACAGACTTATATAAGAAAATTACCCAAAGCTGACGACCCTGCTACTTCAGGGATCAGCAAAGGAAGAACTAAGTACACTTTGAGAAAAACGAGAAATAACACTATATAGGAGTGTACGTGTAATTGACTTCTTGCTCTAGCCGTGAAAAGCGGCAAGGCTGTTGATCAAAGCCAAGGCATTGCTCGTCATATGTGCAACGTCCAGAATCCTTCCCCTTACTACTGTCTTAACTTTCCCGTTCATAACTTTTCCGGCAAACCCCTCGGTGCAGGTGTCCTCGTCAGTCAAAGCAGCACTTACCCACGTTTGAATATCACTCATTTTAAGGTCAAAATCTTTGCCCCTTAGCTGCTTCATTTCGCCCAAAGACTTTCTCAATTCAACGACAGCGTCGCTTAGTTCCTCCACACAGTCATGCATGGCACCGATCTCTCTCGGCGTCATGCCTTGGCCGTGTGCCAACTCCACCATCGTGACAGATGTAGACTGCGCTGTTTCGAGGCTGACGGTGAGGGATTCATGGGCTAGAAGTTGAGGGGAAACCCCAATAGCAGTTGCACGGCTTGATAATGAACTGAAACAGAGGTTTGGATATGTAGTTGATTTGCATGATGTTCTTATAAACTCCGTATTTGTATCTCCGGCTACTGGCCTTGCCGCTGAAACTGACTCCGTGAATGAAGAAGATGTGAAGACaactaaaataagaaaaatagttTGGAAATGGCTACGGTTGTTACAAGttccttccatttttctttcCCTAAGCTTTTTGTTAATCTGTCTGTCTCTCAATAACTAAAGCTAGTTGAGTTATGATGAAAATGGGAATGCGGGGTTCTGAATTTATAGGAAAAACTCCCTAGTGGGGATGAGCTTTTACCGTGCGAATTAAATGTACAGAAAAACAAGAAGTTCTACTTTTCTTTAGATAGAGAGGGATAATTTGAACACAGCAGAGCTTTACAAATCTGTCACAGTCAAAGCAATGTCGATGACAAA
Encoded proteins:
- the LOC104093785 gene encoding uncharacterized protein — protein: MNQRAGGRGRPSGTDGSDFSYRMVVDSRYTKVAKAKSRLAKLIFAQAVTQLMITANVFISLSKKESPNRVSVSSLAIGLVSVLAGELGRKRSRSNFLKFYVFGSSMAILLSVACLAMSNLSLEAFQNFTSLETLKIAAVLLGFVVQFFAIGTTISLIKNMAPPKRAS
- the LOC104093784 gene encoding 21 kDa protein-like, whose product is MEGTCNNRSHFQTIFLILVVFTSSSFTESVSAARPVAGDTNTEFIRTSCKSTTYPNLCFSSLSSRATAIGVSPQLLAHESLTVSLETAQSTSVTMVELAHGQGMTPREIGAMHDCVEELSDAVVELRKSLGEMKQLRGKDFDLKMSDIQTWVSAALTDEDTCTEGFAGKVMNGKVKTVVRGRILDVAHMTSNALALINSLAAFHG